In the genome of Chloroflexota bacterium, the window CGGAAAAGCACGGGCTTTACACCAATGTGACATGATCGACCTCGGTTGAGAGAAGTTGAGTGATGCCTTAAACTTTTATCAGAAATCCGTAAAATCTGGAAGAGCATGCTGGCAAAGGGGGAAACTTTGGTAGAATGTAAGCAGGTTCCGTAGCGCCACTAATAAGGAAACAGCCTTTACGGGCGGTTTCCCGATGGCAAGCGACCCAAGCACCACGGAAACGTGTGAAGGAGGCAGTACCGTGGCCGGAATGGAACGGTTCACTCAAAGGGCTCGGCGGGTGCTGAGCCTGGCGCATCAGGAAGCCGAACAGATGCGCCATTCCCAAATTGGCAGCGAACATCTGCTGCTCGGCCTGGTGCGTGAAGAAGGCGGCGTGGCCGGGCGGGTTTTGCGCGAATTGGGGCTGGAGCCGCAGCGTGTGCAGGAAATCGTTGCCCGGCAAATCGGCCCCGGAGATTATACCGGGGGCCAGATTGACCTGGCCCCTGAAACCCAGCAGATTTTGCGTTACGCTCTGGAAGAAGCCACGCGCCTGGGGCATCAGTATATCGGCACCGAGCATCTTTTGCTGGGCCTGCTGCGGATGCCCGATAGCATGGCGATGCGCGTGCTGCACCGCCTGGGCGTCACGCCCGACCAGATTCGGCGGCAAACCCGCCGGGTGTTGCACGAAACCGGCAGCATGACATCCACCCGCCCCCAGGCCGGAAGGCGCGGCAAGAAAGAGCAAAAAAAGGCTTCGTTGTTGGAGCAACTGGCCACCGACCTCACCGCCCTGGCCGAAGCAGGCGAACTGGACCCCGTCATCGGGCGGGAGACCGAAATCGAGCGCGTCATTCAAATTCTGGCGCGGCGCACCAAAAACAACCCGGCCCTCATTGGCGAGCCCGGTGTGGGCAAAACCGCCATCGTGGAAGGCCTGGCCCAGCGCATTGTGGAAGGCAATGTGCCCGCGCCACTTCTGGGCAAGCGGGTGCTGCAACTGGATGTCGGCTCGCTGGTCGCGGGCACCATATACCGTGGTCAGTTCGAGGAACGCCTGAAGCGCGTGATCGACGAACTCAAGGCGTCTGAAGCCATCCTCTTCATCGACGAATTCCACATGCTGGTGGGCGCGGGTGCGGCAGGCTCGGCGGTGGACGCAGCCAACATCCTCAAACCCGCGCTTTCCCGCGGAGAATTGCAGGTCATCGGCGCGACCACGCTGGACGAGTACCGCAAGTACATCGAAAGCGACTCGGCCCTGGAGCGCCGCTTCCAGCCGGTGATGGTGGACGAGCCCTCGGTGGAAGAGACGGTAGAGATTCTCAAAGGCGTGCGGCCGGTGTATGAAGAACACCACCACCTCAGCATCTCCGACGAGGCGCTGGAATCGGCGGCGCGGCTTTCCGCCCGCTATGTCAGCGACCGCTTTTTGCCCGACAAGGCCATCGACCTGGTGGACGAGGCGGCTTCCCGCGTGCGGATGTACAAAAGCCCCACCGCCCAGCAAAGCCGCGCCCTGATCGACGAACTCCGCCGCCTGCGGGAAAACCTGGCCCTCGCGCTGGAAAACAACCAGTCCGAAGAGGCTTATGCCCTCCAAGAGAGAATCCGCGCGGTCGAAGCCGACCTGGAGCAACTGCGCGTCGGTTGGGACCGGGCCACCAGCCCCACGGTGACGTCGGAAGACATCGCCGAGGTGGTTTCCATGTGGACGGGCGTGCCTGTGACCCAACTCGCCAACGAAGAGAGCGAGCGCCTGCTGCGCATGGAAGAGGAACTCAAGCGCCAGATTGTGGGGCAGGATGAAGCCATCGAAAGCATCGCCAAAGCGGTGCGGCGGGCGCGGGCTGGCCTGAAAGACCCCCACCGCCCGATTGGGTCTTTCCTCTTCCTCGGCCCCACCGGCGTGGGCAAGACCGAACTCACCAAAGCCCTGGCGCGCTTCATGTTTGGCAGCGAAGACGCCCTCATCCACCTGGATATGTCGGAATTCATGGAGCGCCACACCACCAGCCGTTTGGTGGGCGCCCCGCCGGGCTATGTGGGCTACGAGGAAGCCGGACAACTCACCGAAGCCATCCGCCGCCGTCCTTATTCCATCGTGGTGTTCGACGAAATCGAAAAAGCCCATCCGGAAGTCCACAACATGCTGCTGCAAATCATGGAAGAAGGCCACCTCACCGATGCCAAAGGCCGCAAGGTGGATTTCCGCAACGCCATCATCATCATGACCTCCAACGTGGGCGCCGACATGATCAAGCGGCAGACCTCGCTGGGCTTCCGCCTGCAGCGCGATCAGGCGCTGGAAGAGCGGCTTTCGTATCAGGAGATGCGCAAGAAGTTGCTGGAATCGCTGAAGCGTGTCTTCCGCCCTGAGTTCATCAACCGTGTCGATGCGGTCATCGTCTTCCGCTCGCTGAGCAAGGAAGACATCTTGGAAATCGTCTCGCTGGAACTGGGGAAGGTGCAGGCGCGGCTGGCCGAGCAAGGCTACACGCTGGAAGCCACCCCCGCGGCGCTGGAACGCCTGGCCGAACTGGGCTATGACCCTGAGATGGGCGCCCGTCCTCTGCGGCGGGTCATCCAGCAGAAAGTGGAAGACCCGATTTCGGAAGCTCTGCTGGGTGGGGCGTTTGGCGAAGGCACAGGTATTGTGGTGGATGTGGACGAAGAAGGCGAAATTGTGCTGCGCGCGGCTGAGGAAACCAGCGAGGAAAGCCCGCCCGCCCTGCCACTGCCGGCAGCGTAGGGCGTGTGCTCTCGCACCGAAGCCGTCTCGCTTGAGATGAGGTAAACAAACAACGGCAATTTTGCATCGGCAAACACCCGCCGATACCGATGCCCCAGTGTGTCCCAGACCACTGGGGCATCGAAGTTGGGGCGGGTGACGATGAGCGCGCAGGGGTCGAAGGGAGGCCAGGCAGCCGCGAAACGTGCCGTGGGGTTAGTGACGAGCACGTGCTCGAACCGTAGCCCTGGCTTGGAAGGGCTCAGGAGATACCAGAAAACATACTCTAACCCGTTGGCGTTGGTGTATAGCCCAATCTGATTGCATTGGGTGTTTTCCAACACGCTCATGGCCTGCACATAAGGCTGCTGCAGCCTACGGGCAGGCAGAAAGAGGCGCTCTGTGGGCGAAAGATGCCGGATGTTGCTGGCACCTTGCAAGGGGCGTTGCACGTTTTGGAAAAGCGGGCGAGGCACCAGGGCCAAGATGGTGAGCAGTGCCAGCCCGGCCACCCATTTGCGTCCCCGGCTTGCTCGCTGGAGCAGCCAGACCACCACGGGCACGCTCATCAGCAGCCAGGGGAGTTGCAGGCGGGTAATCCAGGGCTGCCATTTAATCAGGGCGGTGAAAAGTCCCCACGAGGCCCACAAAGCCAGGGTGTAAGTGCGCAGCGTGCGGTCGCCTTTCCAAAGGGTCAGCGGCGTGGCGAGTAAAAGAATCAGGAGGTAGGTGAAGGCGCCTCCTTCGTCTTCGCTGGGCAGTTTCCGGTTGGGTACGTGGAAGGTGTGGCCCTTCTCGGTAAAGCGCGGGTCGGAAGGGTCTAAATGCAGTAAATGTTGGTGCACCCATACCACACCGCGCTCGGTGGGGGTAGCCAGCGAAAAGGCCGTATGTGGAATGTAAGGGTAGCCTGCCGAGGCATCGGAAGCCATTTGACGCAGGTTGTTCGATACCCACCCGCGCCAGTCAAGGCCTTCCATGAAATAAAACTGACGGACGCCGGGTGAGCCAAAGGGGTGCCCAAAGACTTCCCAATTGCGGTACCACGGCCCTGCCACCAGCGCCCCAGTGAAAGCCGCCGCCAGCAAAAGCCAGCGCCATTGCCTGTCGCGCAGCATTAGCACCAGCCACCACACCCCGAAGACAAACAGCCAGGGGTAAGCGGTGCCTTTGGTACGGAGTGCAAGCCCCAGCGCCAGGGCGCCTGCCAGCAGCCAGTGGGGGTTGCGCGAGCGGCGGTAGAGCAGCAAAGTGTAGAGGAAGCCCACCGCCCAATAGGCAATTACCAGGTCGTTTTGGGTGCTGGAAGCCTGCAGAATTGCCATGGGGATGGCTGCGACGGCCCACCGTGCCCAAACGTTGCTGGCGCGTGGCACCACCAACTGCACGAAATCTGGCAGCACAATGAAAAGGCTCAAGAGTGCCCACCACTGCACGAATGCAGCAAAATGATCGCTGCCTGTGAGCAGCCGCAGCCACAACATGGTTTCTTCTGCCCACGGCATCTGGTAAATCTGGCGCAGAATGTGGGTGGGGTAAGGTGCGACGCTGTGGTCTTGTGCCCAGTGAATGACTCGCCCCAGGTGGTAAGTCCAGGCGTCTATGGTGTTGGGAGGTGTCACCCAGGCCAGGTAAGCCGTGACACCCAAAATCAGCAGCGGCAGGCTCCAACTCAGCAGGGTTTCCCGCGAAACTTCCGGCCAGCGCGGGCGTTGCGAGGGTGGTGTGGTGTGCCACAGGTATCCCACCATCGCGGCGAAAGCCAGTGTAAGCGTTCCTTGCGCTACCACGGCGGCGGTGGGCGTCAGCAACCGCCACCAACTCAGCCCTTCAGTGAGTAATGCTAAGATGGCGCCAAAGAGCAGGGTAGCGAGGAAATACGCGCGCGCCCAGGGCAGCCGCGCCCGCAGGCGTACTACCACCGTGAGCAAAAGCCAATTGAGGGGGAGTAACCAGGTCATGGGGGCGTGGTCTCCTGGTTGGTCTGAGAACGCTTTCTCATTTTAACCCACTTGCCCTCACCGCCTGCCCGGCTGGGGCGTCGGTGAGGGCAAGCGCATGGCGTCTTTGTTGCGCCGATTATTCGAGCACGGGCACGAACTTGAATTGGGTGACGTCTACCAGCCCTTTATCCGAAAGCCGCAGTTCGGGGATGACGACCAGCGCCATCAGGGCAAGTTGCATGTTGGGGTTCTGAATGGTGCAGCCGCATGCACGGAAGCCTTCCAGCACGGTGGCGGCTTTTTTCGCCACGACGTCGGCGCGTTCGGTGGACATCAACCCCGCGATGGGCAGTTCCACCAGGCCGATGACCTGACCGTCTTTCACGACCACCTGACCACCCTGCACCTCCGCGAGTTTGTTGGCCGCGACAGCCATGCTTTCTTCGTCAGTGCCGACCACGAGCATGTGGTGGCTGTCGTGCGCCACGGTGGAAGCTACCGCACACTTGCCGCGGAAGCCAAAGCCGTGCACCAGGCCCACCTGCACCGTGCCAGTGGCGTGGTGGCGTTCTACCAGCGCGGCTTTGGCCAGGTCCAGGTCGGCGTTGGGCTTCACTTCGCCGTCGGTGACGGGCACTTCCATCACCAGGTGTTTGGTGGGCGCCTGCCCTTCGATGATGCCGATGACATGGGCTTTGACCGTGCCGCTGGCTTTGGGCGCGGGCAGGCGGAAGTCGGCGGCAGTGAGCGGGTGCCCCAGGTGCACCGATTGCCGCGCCCATTCGGGGTAGGGGTAGGCGGGCAAGTCAATCAGCATTTTGCCGCCTTCGGCAATCAGGCGGCCTTTGGCAAACACCTTGTGCGCGTGGAAGTCGGCGATGTCGGGCACCAGCAGGATGTCAGCCCAGCGGCCCGGGGCGATCATGCCGATGTCGCGGCTGAGGCCGAAGTGTTCGGCGGTGTTGATGGTCATCATCTGGATGGCGGTCAGCGGCGGCAGCCCCTGGCTGACCGCGTGGCGCAGCACACGGTCCATGTGGCCTTCGTTGACCAGGGTTTCGGCGTGGCTGTCGTCGGTGCAGAGCAAAAAGCGGCGGGAATCCAGCCTCATTTCGGTAATGGCTTTGACCTGCGGGGCGACATCCAGCCAGCCGGAGCCGTAGCGCAGCATAGCCTTCATGCCCTGGCGGACGCGAGCCACTGCGTCTTCCAGACGGGTGCCTTCGTGGTCGTCTTCGGGGCCGCCGGCCACATAGCCGTGGAAGGGCAGGCCCAGGTCGGGGCTGGCGTAGTGCCCGCCGATGGTCTTGCCCGCGGCGGCGGTTTCGGCCATTTCGCGCAGCATTTTTTCGTCGCCGTTGAACACGCCGGGGAAGTTCATCATTTCGCCCAGGCCGATGATGCCTTCCCATTGCATGGCCTCGGCAACATCTTCGGGCGTAATCGAGCCGCCGGGGGTTTCCAGCCCGGGGGCGGAAGGCACGCACGAGGGCACCTGCACCCACACGTGGATGGGCTGCTGGCGGGCTTCGTCCACCATCAGGCGCACGCCCTTCAGGCCGAAGACGTTGGCAATTTCGTGGGGGTCAACGAACATGCCCGTGGTGCCGTGGGGGGCGGCGGCGCGCACGAATTCCGTCACCGTGACCATGCCCGATTCCACGTGCATGTGGCCGTCCAGCAGGCCGGGCACGAGGTACATGCCTTCGGCGTCCACCACGGTGGTGTGCTCGCCGATGGCGTGGGAAGCATCGGCGCCTACGAAGGCAATGCGGCCATCGGCCACCGCGACGTCGGTGTGGGGGATGATTTCGCCGCTCTGCACGCTCACCCACTTGCCGTTGCGGATGACCAGATCCGCGGGTTCGCGCCCCATAGCGACGGCGACGAGTTTCTGGCGGGTTTGATACCAGGTTTTGGCGTCCATGATAACCTCCGCGTGATAAGGGAACCGCAGATTTCACAGATTACGCAGATTTTTTCTGTGAAATCTGCGTAATCTGTGGTTTTGTCTTACCCGGCGATGCGGCGGGCGGCCTGGTTGTGGGCTTCAATCAGTGTGGGCAAGTCCACGGTGGTGAGTTGGCCTTCCTTCACCACGAACTTGCCGCCCACCACGGTGTAATCGGCGCGCACGGGCGCGCAGAAGACCAACGCGGCTACTGGGTCGTGCAGCGCGCCGGCGTAGTCTAAGCGGTTGAGGTTTACCGCGAAGAAGTCGGCGGCTTTGCTCGGGGCGAGTTGGCCGATGTCGTCGCGGCCCAGCACACGCGCGCCACCGCGGGTTGCCATTTCCAACGCCTGCCGCGCGGTCAGCAGCGGCGGCGCGCCCGAGCCGCTGCGCGAAAAGCCCAGCACGCCGGAGCGCACCCGCGCCAGCAGCATCGCCAGGCGGGTTTCCTCCAGCAGGTGCGAGCCGTCGTTGCTCGCCGAGCCGTCCACGCCCAGGCCCACCGGCACGCCGGCCATCAGCATTTCGTAAATCGGCGCAATACCGGAGCCTAAGCGCATGTTGGAAGCCGGGCAGTGCGCCACCCCCACGCCGTGTTCCGCATAGAGGGCGATTTCCTCATCGTTGACGTGGATGCTGTGGGCAAACCACACATCGGGGCCGATCCAGCCCAGTTCTTTCATGTAGGCCACGGGCTTTTTGCCGAATTTTTCCACGCAGAAAATTTCCTCGTCCTCGGTTTCGGCGAGGTGGGTGTGCAGGCGCACGCCGTATTCGCGCGCCAGTTTGGCGCTTTCCCGCATCAGGTCGGCGGTCACGCTGAAGGGCGAGCACGGCGCGAGCACAATTTGCAGGAATGAGCCGGGGTTGGGGTCGTGATATTGCTCAATCAGCCGCTGGGAATCCTTGAGGATGAAGTCTTCCTCTTCCACCACGCTGTCGGGCGGCAGGCCGCCCTTGCTCTCGCCGAGGCTCATGGAGCCGCGCGAGGCGTGCAGCCGCAGGCCGACTTCCTGCGCGGCTTCTATTTCATCATCCAGCCGCGCACCGTTGGGGTAGAGATACCAGTGGTCAAAGGCGGTGGTGCAGCCGGAAAGCGCCAGTTCGGAAAGCGCGGTTTTGGTGGCAATGCGGAATTCCGGCGGGGTGATGCGCGCCCAAATGGGGTAGAGGGTGGTCAGCCAGTGGAAGAGGTTGGCATCTTGCGCCGCGGGGATGACGCGGGTGAGGGTCTGGTAGAAATGGTGGTGGGTGTTGATCAGGCCGGGCAACACGATGTGCCCGCTCAGGTCAAGGATTTCATCGGCGGTCGAAGGCAGTTCGGCGGTAGGGCCTACTTGTTCGATAAAGCCGTCACGGATGAACATCCCGCCGTTGGGGATTTCCCGGCGGGCGTCATCCATTGTCACTAAAACTTCAGCGTTGCGGATGAGGAGAGTGGACATAGGTTGGGGGTTAGGTATTGGGTATGGAGATGAAAGGGATTTGTGCTTTATTAGCCCCCTATTGTACCGCAAAATCAACCCTGGCCGTGGTAAGATTGGTCGTTGTTGCGACGCCCCGACCAAGCGACGACTTGACTACATGACGACGTAGGAGCGCTCATGCTTTCCTTCTATACCGACCTACCCAACCATTTCAGCCTGCCCCGCCGCATCAACCGGCTGGGCGAACTGGCCTACAACCTCTGGTGGACCTGGCAGTCGCGCGCCCAACGGCTTTACCGCTACATTGATGCTTCGCTTTGGGAAGCCACTTACCACAACCCGGTGCGCTTCCTCAAGCAGGTGCCGCGCGCCCGCCTGAATGCGGTGGCTGCGAACAAGCATTTTCTCAGCCGCTACGATGCGGTCATAACCGCCTTCGACCGCTACCTGCAGGCTAAAGCGACATGGTTCCACCACGAATATCCTGACGTTGACGGCATCATTGCTTATTTTTCCACCGAGTTTGGGCTGCACGAAACCCTGCCTATCTATGCCGGTGGCCTGGGCGTGCTTTCGGGCGATCACCTCAAGGAAGCCAGCGACCTCGGCCTGCCTCTGGTGGCCGTGGGCTTCTTCTACACCCACGGCTACTTTACCCAACGTATCAGCGAAGACGGCTGGCAGGAAGCCCTGCCCGTGGACCTGAACTACGACGACCTGCCCATCATTCCTCTCTACGACGAGGAAGGCAATCCCCTGACGGTTTCGGTGGCGCTCCCCGACCGTGACGTCCGCGTGCGGTTGTGGACGATTCAGGTGGGGCGCGTGCCGTTAGTGCTGCTCGATACCGATGTAGAAGGCAACACCCCCGCCGACCGTCAGTTGACTTCCCGCCTTTACAGCAGCGAACTGGACTTGCGCATTTCGCAGGAAATCATTTTGGGCATCGGCGGCGTGCGCGCCCTGCGGAAACTCGGCTGCGCGCCGCAGGTGTGGCACATGAACGAGGGGCACTCGGCGTTCATGACCCTGGAACGCATCCGCGAGGGGGTGGCGCAGGGCAAAACCTTTGAGGAAGCCGCGCAGGAAGTCGCCCGCAGCAGCGTGTTCACCACCCACACCCCGGTGCCTGCGGGCAACGACGAATTCCCCACGTGGCTGGTGGAACGCTATTTCGCCCGCCTGTGGCCGGAACTCGGCCTCACCCGCGACGGCTTCCTGGATCTGGCGCGCCGCGAGCACACCTGGGGCGAAACCTTTTCCATGCCCATCCTTGCCCTGCGCTTAGCCGAATATCGCAACGGCGTTTCGGAACTGCATGGCCGTGTTGCCCGCAAGATGTGGCACTTCCTCTGGCCTGAGCGCAAGGAAGACGACGTCCCCATCACCCACATCACCAACGGCGTGCACGTGGATACCTGGCTGGCCCGCCGCTTAGGGCTGCTCTTTGACCGCTATCTGGGTGCGGACTGGCGAGAGCACATGGACGACCCCGAAATCTGGGAGCAGGTTGACCGCATTCCCGACGGTGAACTGTGGGCGGTGCGCCGCCACCTGAAGCGCAAACTGGTAGCCTACCTGCGGGAACGCGCCCGCAAAATGTGGCTGGAACTGCGGGTGCATCCGGTGCAGGTGGTGGCTTCCGGCGTGCTGCTCGACCCCTACGCGCTCACCATTGGCTTTGCCCGCCGCTTTGCCACCTACAAGCGCGCTAACCTGGTGCTGAGCGATTTCGAGCGCCTGCTCAGCCTGCTCAACCGCCCCAACATGCCGGTGCAAATCATCTTTGCGGGCAAAGCCCACCCCGCCGACGAGCCGGGCAAGCGCCTGATTCAGGAGGTTTACCGCAAGGTCAAACTGGCAGAAAACGGCGGGCGCTTAGTGTTCGTGGAAGATTACGACATGAACCTGGCCCGTTACTTAGTGCAGGGCGTGGATGTGTGGCTGAACACGCCCCGCCGCCCCAACGAGGCTTCGGGCACCTCGGGCATGAAAGCCGCCATCAACGGCGTGCTCAACTTTTCGGTGCTGGACGGCTGGTGGCGGGAAGGCTACAACGGGCGCAACGGCTGGGCCATTGGCGACGAAACGGAATACGACGACCCCGCCGCGCAGGACGCCGCTGACGCCGAAAGCCTGTATGCCGTGCTGGAAAACGAAATCATCCCGCTCTATTACAAGCGCCGCTCTTCCGATGGCCTGCCTGCCGAGTGGTTGGCGCGGGTGCGGGAATCCATCCGCACGGTGACGCCGCAGTTCAGTACCCGCCGCATGGTGAAAGAGTACATGCGGGCGCTCTATGCGCCAGCGATGCAAGGGAAGGCAGCCGATGCGGATTTGCCACCCTTGCAAGGGTGAGGCGCTGTAACGGTGAAAGAGGCCGCCAAGAGGGGGAATGCAAAGGCGCGGAGGAAAATCGGCGGCGCAATCTGTGGCTTTCCCATCGGTGCCAATCGGCGTCATCGGTGGATTATTTTGGAGTGCGGCGACGCGTCGCCGCTTTGGAAGGCGGCATCACGATGGCGCACTCCGAAAGAAAAGACCTGTCAGGTTTCCGGAAACCTGACAGGTCTCAACGCGAGGCAAACGGGGCGGCTTTTACAGC includes:
- a CDS encoding ATP-dependent Clp protease ATP-binding subunit, producing the protein MAGMERFTQRARRVLSLAHQEAEQMRHSQIGSEHLLLGLVREEGGVAGRVLRELGLEPQRVQEIVARQIGPGDYTGGQIDLAPETQQILRYALEEATRLGHQYIGTEHLLLGLLRMPDSMAMRVLHRLGVTPDQIRRQTRRVLHETGSMTSTRPQAGRRGKKEQKKASLLEQLATDLTALAEAGELDPVIGRETEIERVIQILARRTKNNPALIGEPGVGKTAIVEGLAQRIVEGNVPAPLLGKRVLQLDVGSLVAGTIYRGQFEERLKRVIDELKASEAILFIDEFHMLVGAGAAGSAVDAANILKPALSRGELQVIGATTLDEYRKYIESDSALERRFQPVMVDEPSVEETVEILKGVRPVYEEHHHLSISDEALESAARLSARYVSDRFLPDKAIDLVDEAASRVRMYKSPTAQQSRALIDELRRLRENLALALENNQSEEAYALQERIRAVEADLEQLRVGWDRATSPTVTSEDIAEVVSMWTGVPVTQLANEESERLLRMEEELKRQIVGQDEAIESIAKAVRRARAGLKDPHRPIGSFLFLGPTGVGKTELTKALARFMFGSEDALIHLDMSEFMERHTTSRLVGAPPGYVGYEEAGQLTEAIRRRPYSIVVFDEIEKAHPEVHNMLLQIMEEGHLTDAKGRKVDFRNAIIIMTSNVGADMIKRQTSLGFRLQRDQALEERLSYQEMRKKLLESLKRVFRPEFINRVDAVIVFRSLSKEDILEIVSLELGKVQARLAEQGYTLEATPAALERLAELGYDPEMGARPLRRVIQQKVEDPISEALLGGAFGEGTGIVVDVDEEGEIVLRAAEETSEESPPALPLPAA
- the ade gene encoding adenine deaminase produces the protein MDAKTWYQTRQKLVAVAMGREPADLVIRNGKWVSVQSGEIIPHTDVAVADGRIAFVGADASHAIGEHTTVVDAEGMYLVPGLLDGHMHVESGMVTVTEFVRAAAPHGTTGMFVDPHEIANVFGLKGVRLMVDEARQQPIHVWVQVPSCVPSAPGLETPGGSITPEDVAEAMQWEGIIGLGEMMNFPGVFNGDEKMLREMAETAAAGKTIGGHYASPDLGLPFHGYVAGGPEDDHEGTRLEDAVARVRQGMKAMLRYGSGWLDVAPQVKAITEMRLDSRRFLLCTDDSHAETLVNEGHMDRVLRHAVSQGLPPLTAIQMMTINTAEHFGLSRDIGMIAPGRWADILLVPDIADFHAHKVFAKGRLIAEGGKMLIDLPAYPYPEWARQSVHLGHPLTAADFRLPAPKASGTVKAHVIGIIEGQAPTKHLVMEVPVTDGEVKPNADLDLAKAALVERHHATGTVQVGLVHGFGFRGKCAVASTVAHDSHHMLVVGTDEESMAVAANKLAEVQGGQVVVKDGQVIGLVELPIAGLMSTERADVVAKKAATVLEGFRACGCTIQNPNMQLALMALVVIPELRLSDKGLVDVTQFKFVPVLE
- a CDS encoding 8-oxoguanine deaminase; protein product: MSTLLIRNAEVLVTMDDARREIPNGGMFIRDGFIEQVGPTAELPSTADEILDLSGHIVLPGLINTHHHFYQTLTRVIPAAQDANLFHWLTTLYPIWARITPPEFRIATKTALSELALSGCTTAFDHWYLYPNGARLDDEIEAAQEVGLRLHASRGSMSLGESKGGLPPDSVVEEEDFILKDSQRLIEQYHDPNPGSFLQIVLAPCSPFSVTADLMRESAKLAREYGVRLHTHLAETEDEEIFCVEKFGKKPVAYMKELGWIGPDVWFAHSIHVNDEEIALYAEHGVGVAHCPASNMRLGSGIAPIYEMLMAGVPVGLGVDGSASNDGSHLLEETRLAMLLARVRSGVLGFSRSGSGAPPLLTARQALEMATRGGARVLGRDDIGQLAPSKAADFFAVNLNRLDYAGALHDPVAALVFCAPVRADYTVVGGKFVVKEGQLTTVDLPTLIEAHNQAARRIAG
- the glgP gene encoding alpha-glucan family phosphorylase gives rise to the protein MLSFYTDLPNHFSLPRRINRLGELAYNLWWTWQSRAQRLYRYIDASLWEATYHNPVRFLKQVPRARLNAVAANKHFLSRYDAVITAFDRYLQAKATWFHHEYPDVDGIIAYFSTEFGLHETLPIYAGGLGVLSGDHLKEASDLGLPLVAVGFFYTHGYFTQRISEDGWQEALPVDLNYDDLPIIPLYDEEGNPLTVSVALPDRDVRVRLWTIQVGRVPLVLLDTDVEGNTPADRQLTSRLYSSELDLRISQEIILGIGGVRALRKLGCAPQVWHMNEGHSAFMTLERIREGVAQGKTFEEAAQEVARSSVFTTHTPVPAGNDEFPTWLVERYFARLWPELGLTRDGFLDLARREHTWGETFSMPILALRLAEYRNGVSELHGRVARKMWHFLWPERKEDDVPITHITNGVHVDTWLARRLGLLFDRYLGADWREHMDDPEIWEQVDRIPDGELWAVRRHLKRKLVAYLRERARKMWLELRVHPVQVVASGVLLDPYALTIGFARRFATYKRANLVLSDFERLLSLLNRPNMPVQIIFAGKAHPADEPGKRLIQEVYRKVKLAENGGRLVFVEDYDMNLARYLVQGVDVWLNTPRRPNEASGTSGMKAAINGVLNFSVLDGWWREGYNGRNGWAIGDETEYDDPAAQDAADAESLYAVLENEIIPLYYKRRSSDGLPAEWLARVRESIRTVTPQFSTRRMVKEYMRALYAPAMQGKAADADLPPLQG